In the genome of Nitrospira japonica, one region contains:
- a CDS encoding AAA domain-containing protein yields MSPAATLLHKLLEYIHEQAKEIDPRGFRLSASKGLVWRREDLSGLPGIDFDVKIDGDHIWLRLRRLEATSPPATPTTHKDIIRVSVDPHGPKPLVDEAAFLHRMTQLLADKIPEDQATIEARERAALENVLKEYSTLWESWAEGECPRRKTIELYGDLFAIKHQLEAEETAKPQELVWGIGASLWNLPWEEGIVNFEYPLITQAVEIFMDEATLALDIRPRATPSRVEMDAFIACGVAGAAEVERAMRAHLDAHRDQPVTPFDSSSYSDILKLAAGGLDSQGSYQECLAPESVFPSPGDHLIVTNTWAVLARPRSNNYLLEDLRHLQESLDAGCPIPMGPQALVTRPTDLQIEPDSIRFRGLSSRGDVGNGPVRELYFPLPYNDEQVTIIKCLERAAGVTVQGPPGTGKTHTIANIICHYLATGRRVLVTSRGEPALEVLQKNIPEEVRPLTVALLASDREGVRQFQASVESIQHQVSQLNLEQARQDIVLLQNAIGRAHVDVMGIDKRVDEIALSQLSHVIVDTVERRPQELAELVVSGEDRFGWFDDSVTLTPDQAPPLSQEEAGELRAARRRLAADLVYVQTVIPSADDLLPTARIASLHEVLSQMKVIETEIFEGTLPSLKAITPDVLQSARDLTACLVEAIELTETLERIADTWPMTLRTKCKLSSFAAERQALESLFADVTSLTRARAQFLHRPVKFPEAGLMSPKTREAVMRAVSDGKPFGMLSFGQTEAKTHLANVRIGGLPPQTAADWMHLLRFLNLHEEMLSFTVRWNHLASDLSLPSFTHHGNLLREIEVVVTTAQNAHRLATHYDVVLPKQAEAVFLQAPHEALSGSSSELKIIRDHLLRHLHRVNLAQAATELAMLREKLAGKTGPIVEQFHIFLQGTLGNPQITTESVVARYADLLAELARLASLSRQLALVCDLGTRLQKAGAPKLAERVRTHPLTTSGDDTVFPVSWREAWNWARMRTHLEAIESRQELHALAARRQELEAGLARLYRELVAKAAWISTKQNATHLVLQALAGYATAIRRIGQGTGPNATRYRRDARDAMTDAAGAVPCWIMSHARISEAMPADIGAFDLVIVDEASQSDLWALPAILRGKKVLIVGDDKQVSPDAGFIAGERIRELKARFLTEQPYGVEMTPEKSLYDLAARVFASDQVMLREHFRCVPSIIAYSNRMFYGGKIWPLRIPRPSERIDPPLIDLYVEGGIRDSRDRNTSEAQAIAEEIESILRDKRFANRTIGVVSLLGIEQAKYIDMVVRKRCDGPELIRRRFECGDARTFQGSERHIMFLSMVVDTANCKALSGTMFEQRFNVAASRARDRMYLVRSVNIASLSDRDIRKTLLVHFDKPMVTDEAEADRLIERCESEFEKQMFNALVDKGYRVIPQVKTGAYRIDMVVEGAGDARLAIECDGDQFHGPDRWPHDMSRQRILERAGWRLWRCFASTWILHRKTVFNELIGVLDSMGIAPIGALTQAPTLVEKRQWVSPALSSEPLPVPTDGPSIKPSLIPPNLRAAKSPPFAYD; encoded by the coding sequence ATGAGCCCAGCGGCAACGCTACTTCACAAGTTGCTTGAGTATATTCATGAGCAAGCGAAAGAGATTGATCCTCGTGGCTTTCGCCTATCCGCATCAAAAGGTTTGGTCTGGCGTCGAGAGGACCTTAGTGGCCTCCCAGGTATAGACTTTGATGTAAAAATCGACGGCGATCATATCTGGCTTAGGCTCCGCCGCCTCGAAGCTACTTCACCCCCAGCCACTCCGACCACCCACAAGGACATTATCCGTGTAAGCGTCGACCCGCACGGACCGAAGCCATTGGTCGACGAAGCAGCATTCCTTCATCGCATGACTCAGCTGCTCGCTGACAAGATACCGGAAGATCAAGCCACCATTGAGGCACGCGAGCGAGCTGCACTAGAGAACGTGTTGAAGGAGTATTCCACGCTATGGGAGTCCTGGGCGGAAGGCGAATGCCCCCGACGCAAGACCATCGAATTATATGGTGACCTATTTGCCATCAAACACCAATTGGAAGCTGAGGAAACAGCAAAACCGCAGGAGTTGGTGTGGGGTATTGGCGCTTCATTGTGGAACCTACCATGGGAAGAGGGGATTGTTAACTTCGAATATCCACTGATCACCCAGGCCGTTGAAATATTCATGGACGAGGCGACTCTGGCGTTAGACATCCGGCCTCGTGCCACTCCATCACGCGTGGAGATGGATGCCTTCATTGCCTGCGGTGTCGCCGGGGCGGCCGAGGTCGAACGTGCCATGCGCGCGCACCTTGACGCTCACAGGGACCAGCCTGTCACGCCCTTTGACAGTTCCAGCTACAGCGACATATTGAAACTCGCGGCAGGTGGATTAGATAGCCAAGGCTCCTATCAGGAATGTCTTGCTCCTGAGTCTGTGTTTCCGAGCCCGGGAGACCATCTGATCGTGACAAATACCTGGGCAGTGTTGGCCAGACCCCGTTCCAACAATTACCTGCTCGAGGATCTTCGGCATCTGCAGGAGAGTTTGGACGCAGGTTGCCCTATTCCCATGGGTCCACAGGCCTTAGTCACGCGACCTACAGACCTTCAGATCGAGCCTGATTCAATCAGATTCCGAGGATTGTCGAGCCGAGGCGATGTGGGCAACGGTCCGGTGAGGGAACTCTACTTTCCACTTCCTTATAACGATGAGCAAGTCACAATCATCAAATGCCTCGAACGAGCCGCCGGTGTGACCGTTCAAGGCCCGCCGGGAACAGGGAAAACCCATACAATAGCCAACATCATCTGTCACTACTTGGCGACGGGACGCCGCGTCCTTGTGACCTCGAGAGGAGAACCTGCACTCGAGGTCCTCCAGAAGAATATTCCGGAGGAAGTTCGACCACTCACAGTCGCCTTGCTCGCAAGTGACCGGGAGGGAGTCCGGCAATTTCAAGCCTCTGTCGAAAGTATTCAGCATCAGGTTTCGCAGCTCAATCTGGAGCAGGCTCGACAGGACATTGTATTGCTGCAGAATGCGATCGGAAGGGCTCATGTGGATGTCATGGGAATTGACAAACGAGTAGATGAAATTGCCCTCTCGCAACTCTCTCACGTCATCGTCGACACGGTCGAACGACGCCCCCAGGAATTGGCGGAGCTTGTAGTATCTGGTGAAGACCGTTTTGGGTGGTTCGATGACTCGGTTACGCTTACCCCTGACCAAGCACCTCCTCTATCACAGGAAGAAGCCGGAGAGCTACGAGCCGCAAGGCGCCGTCTTGCGGCGGATCTTGTGTATGTTCAGACCGTGATCCCCTCTGCGGACGACTTGCTTCCGACTGCGCGGATAGCCTCTCTCCATGAGGTGCTATCGCAGATGAAAGTTATCGAAACAGAGATCTTTGAGGGGACACTTCCTTCCTTGAAAGCGATAACCCCTGATGTGCTCCAATCTGCTCGTGATTTGACGGCCTGTCTTGTTGAGGCAATAGAATTGACGGAGACACTAGAGCGCATTGCCGACACCTGGCCTATGACGCTTCGCACTAAGTGCAAATTGAGTTCGTTCGCGGCCGAACGTCAAGCGCTTGAATCGCTTTTCGCCGACGTGACGAGCCTGACGAGGGCAAGGGCGCAGTTTCTCCATCGTCCGGTCAAATTCCCCGAAGCAGGACTCATGTCGCCCAAGACTCGTGAGGCAGTCATGCGCGCGGTTTCCGATGGTAAACCATTTGGGATGCTGTCATTTGGCCAAACCGAGGCCAAGACCCACCTTGCGAACGTGCGTATTGGCGGGCTGCCGCCTCAGACAGCTGCGGATTGGATGCACCTACTTCGCTTTCTCAACCTCCATGAGGAAATGTTGTCTTTTACGGTACGTTGGAACCATCTGGCATCCGATCTCTCGCTTCCTAGCTTCACTCACCACGGCAATCTCCTACGCGAGATTGAAGTCGTCGTGACAACTGCACAGAACGCCCATCGGCTGGCAACCCATTACGATGTGGTACTGCCCAAGCAAGCTGAGGCCGTATTTCTGCAAGCACCACATGAAGCCCTTTCAGGTTCGTCATCGGAATTAAAGATCATTCGGGATCATCTCCTAAGACATCTTCACAGAGTGAACCTGGCACAAGCAGCCACGGAACTCGCGATGCTCCGAGAAAAGTTGGCGGGAAAGACTGGGCCGATCGTTGAACAATTCCATATATTCCTCCAAGGCACACTTGGCAATCCGCAGATCACGACCGAAAGCGTTGTAGCTCGATATGCCGACTTACTCGCGGAACTGGCACGCCTTGCTAGTCTGTCCCGTCAACTCGCTCTCGTTTGCGATCTTGGGACACGGCTTCAAAAGGCAGGGGCTCCGAAATTAGCGGAACGCGTCCGCACTCACCCTCTGACCACTTCGGGAGATGATACAGTCTTTCCCGTATCCTGGCGTGAGGCCTGGAATTGGGCTCGCATGCGAACACATCTGGAGGCTATCGAGTCACGTCAGGAACTACATGCACTGGCAGCACGGCGACAGGAACTTGAAGCTGGGTTAGCGCGGCTCTATAGGGAACTCGTCGCAAAGGCTGCATGGATCTCGACAAAGCAGAATGCAACACATCTAGTGCTCCAGGCCTTGGCTGGATACGCGACGGCCATCCGACGTATAGGGCAAGGGACTGGCCCTAATGCGACTCGATATCGCCGTGATGCTCGCGATGCGATGACGGATGCGGCTGGAGCGGTGCCTTGTTGGATTATGAGTCATGCGCGGATTTCCGAGGCAATGCCAGCGGACATTGGTGCATTTGATCTAGTTATTGTGGATGAAGCCAGTCAATCGGATCTCTGGGCATTGCCTGCAATCTTGCGGGGGAAAAAGGTTCTCATTGTTGGAGATGATAAGCAGGTTTCACCAGATGCGGGTTTTATTGCAGGAGAGAGAATTCGAGAACTGAAAGCTCGGTTCCTGACTGAGCAGCCATACGGTGTCGAGATGACACCCGAGAAGTCGCTCTACGACCTCGCCGCCCGTGTATTTGCGTCTGACCAAGTCATGCTTCGGGAGCACTTTCGATGTGTCCCTTCGATCATCGCATACTCTAATCGCATGTTCTACGGAGGCAAAATTTGGCCATTGCGCATTCCCCGACCGAGCGAACGGATCGATCCACCGTTGATAGATCTCTATGTTGAAGGAGGGATTCGAGATTCGCGCGATCGCAACACATCTGAGGCACAGGCCATTGCTGAAGAGATTGAGAGCATTCTTCGAGACAAACGGTTTGCGAATCGGACCATCGGCGTGGTGTCTCTACTCGGGATTGAACAGGCCAAATACATTGACATGGTAGTACGAAAGCGATGCGATGGGCCAGAGCTCATTCGACGGCGATTTGAGTGCGGCGATGCTCGTACATTTCAAGGAAGCGAGCGCCATATCATGTTTCTCAGCATGGTCGTCGATACGGCGAACTGCAAAGCGTTGTCAGGGACCATGTTCGAACAGCGTTTCAATGTTGCGGCATCTCGAGCTAGAGACCGTATGTATTTGGTTCGATCGGTAAACATTGCCTCACTTTCCGATAGAGATATTCGCAAGACCTTACTTGTGCATTTTGACAAACCAATGGTAACCGATGAAGCCGAAGCAGATCGCTTAATCGAGCGTTGTGAGTCTGAATTCGAGAAACAGATGTTCAATGCCCTCGTGGACAAAGGGTATCGCGTTATTCCCCAAGTAAAGACCGGGGCCTATCGGATTGATATGGTGGTAGAAGGAGCCGGGGATGCCAGGCTCGCGATCGAGTGTGATGGCGATCAATTTCATGGACCTGATCGATGGCCACATGACATGAGCCGCCAGCGTATTCTTGAGCGGGCGGGATGGCGCCTCTGGCGGTGCTTTGCTTCGACGTGGATCTTACATCGTAAGACCGTCTTCAACGAGCTAATAGGTGTCCTTGATTCTATGGGTATCGCTCCCATCGGGGCACTGACCCAGGCACCAACCTTGGTAGAAAAGCGCCAGTGGGTAAGTCCTGCATTGAGTTCGGAACCACTTCCCGTTCCTACTGACGGACCTTCAATAAAGCCCTCCTTGATACCGCCAAACCTGCGTGCCGCTAAATCTCCACCTTTTGCTTATGATTGA
- a CDS encoding tyrosine-type recombinase/integrase, whose translation MWKTVQGTKKEAQAELASMLHNLHRGQVVSPSKMTLSEWFDEWMKSAIKPNKRLRTCETYQNVIERHLKLALGQYRLGDLRASHIQHYYQSCKLAPATVSQHHTILHSALKAAVMQDLIPRNAASLVIGKPKRQTDHEDLTANCWDGPEAKAFLMAAKAGSAQDAAFYATALDGGARKAELCGLRWSDLDLEKKTLSIARQLVKIGKKDALPLFGPTKNGKARTVDLDERTIELLRRHKAQQAERRLLLGTSYQDHGLIFARDFGRPLPMNNLGERGFARLIKAAAIKRITFHGLRHTCATLLLQAGVPVKVVSERLGHKRIEITLNVYAHALPSMQQDAAVKLGRLLHG comes from the coding sequence ATGTGGAAGACGGTTCAAGGGACCAAGAAAGAGGCGCAGGCCGAACTTGCCTCGATGCTTCACAATCTGCATCGTGGCCAAGTCGTTAGTCCGTCAAAAATGACCTTGTCGGAATGGTTCGATGAATGGATGAAATCAGCCATCAAGCCAAATAAGCGACTGCGCACGTGCGAGACCTACCAAAATGTCATCGAGCGGCATCTCAAACTCGCCTTAGGCCAGTATCGGCTTGGCGATCTTCGTGCGAGCCACATTCAGCACTACTATCAATCGTGCAAACTGGCCCCGGCGACTGTCTCGCAACATCACACCATTCTGCATAGTGCCCTGAAAGCGGCTGTCATGCAGGACCTCATCCCTCGGAACGCAGCTTCCCTCGTGATTGGCAAGCCGAAGCGTCAAACCGATCATGAGGACCTTACCGCGAACTGCTGGGATGGACCGGAGGCGAAGGCCTTCCTCATGGCCGCTAAGGCCGGTAGCGCACAAGATGCAGCCTTCTATGCAACGGCACTGGACGGTGGCGCTCGCAAAGCGGAGCTCTGCGGGCTGAGGTGGTCAGATCTGGACCTTGAGAAGAAGACCCTGTCAATCGCCAGACAGTTGGTGAAGATCGGCAAGAAAGACGCCCTGCCCCTCTTTGGGCCGACGAAAAACGGAAAGGCTCGCACCGTCGATCTGGACGAGCGAACCATTGAGCTGTTGCGCCGACACAAGGCGCAGCAGGCCGAACGGCGGCTTCTACTAGGAACTTCCTATCAGGACCATGGGCTCATCTTCGCTCGTGACTTTGGCCGGCCCTTGCCCATGAATAATCTCGGCGAGCGGGGATTCGCCAGGCTGATCAAGGCAGCTGCAATCAAACGGATTACCTTCCACGGGCTTCGTCATACGTGTGCGACGCTCTTGCTTCAGGCTGGGGTCCCGGTCAAAGTGGTAAGCGAGCGACTCGGTCATAAGCGCATTGAGATCACCCTAAACGTCTATGCACATGCATTGCCATCTATGCAGCAAGATGCGGCAGTGAAACTTGGGCGCCTATTACATGGGTAA
- a CDS encoding relaxase/mobilization nuclease domain-containing protein, whose amino-acid sequence MFEAAIKTVEEQLGLNNQPRAIVFHENEGRRHAHVVWSRIDTEEMKAIYLPFYKTKL is encoded by the coding sequence GTGTTTGAAGCCGCGATCAAAACCGTCGAAGAACAACTCGGTCTCAATAACCAACCCCGTGCCATCGTGTTTCATGAAAATGAAGGCCGACGACACGCGCATGTCGTGTGGTCCCGGATTGATACGGAGGAGATGAAGGCCATCTATCTCCCCTTCTACAAGACAAAACTATGA
- a CDS encoding sce7726 family protein → MIMTNLVSEQLAALSHLFSSGVVREMARKGRSSIFARLANESGLQQSLPSSHLVRDLFDIAFSLLKREGYRHEYIYKAALTHNILLGTHRLRTASMLTEFRIGECKADVAILNGTSTVYEIKSERDSLSRLERQVAAYSKVFATVYVIAAEGHVPSILKSVPPYVGVMRLNNRYQIQKVREALDQPERTNPDAIFDSIRTQEARAILLAQGAKLPVVPNTELNGALRELFVKLKPHEAHDGMVRVLKKTRTLLRLSDLVAQLPYSLQTAALSVPLRKLDHVRLVSAVNTRLKDAMVWA, encoded by the coding sequence ATGATCATGACCAACCTGGTATCAGAGCAATTAGCTGCGCTATCGCATCTCTTCTCCTCAGGTGTGGTCCGAGAAATGGCGAGAAAAGGCAGGTCGTCTATCTTCGCGAGATTGGCGAATGAATCTGGCCTTCAACAGTCATTGCCTTCATCTCACCTTGTAAGGGACTTGTTCGATATAGCATTCTCACTGCTAAAACGCGAAGGTTACCGGCACGAGTATATCTATAAAGCCGCGCTGACCCACAATATATTACTCGGCACACACCGACTGAGAACGGCGTCAATGCTAACTGAATTTCGCATAGGTGAATGTAAGGCGGATGTGGCAATTCTTAACGGCACGTCGACTGTTTATGAGATTAAATCCGAACGCGATTCTCTGAGCAGACTAGAGCGACAAGTCGCGGCGTACTCGAAGGTTTTCGCTACAGTATATGTCATAGCTGCTGAGGGACACGTTCCTTCAATTCTAAAATCAGTACCACCATATGTTGGCGTAATGCGTCTCAACAACCGCTACCAGATTCAAAAAGTAAGGGAGGCATTAGATCAGCCAGAGCGTACTAACCCGGATGCAATATTTGATTCGATACGAACACAAGAAGCACGCGCGATCCTTCTTGCCCAGGGAGCGAAGCTTCCGGTGGTGCCCAATACTGAACTGAATGGAGCACTTCGGGAATTGTTCGTTAAGCTGAAGCCACACGAGGCGCACGACGGCATGGTGCGTGTCCTTAAGAAGACGCGTACACTCCTAAGACTCTCTGACTTGGTCGCTCAGCTTCCGTATTCACTTCAGACCGCTGCCCTTTCCGTACCCCTTCGAAAACTAGATCATGTGAGGCTTGTCTCCGCAGTGAACACTCGATTAAAAGACGCAATGGTTTGGGCGTAG
- a CDS encoding sce7725 family protein: MYHPYFRGKQYELITIREMASILQEADFCPIIEPVKETLNGLNRTLKAVAEVEGRAILIVNPHHGDLSESGKPLTELLQEEFLDLPGISAGILLKPNMSVTDALKCFENHSDHSPCFIHAGFTDAKTLSGRLDLSMKDQCHIFVDRFCGKLYQKHFKQATRILLRDGFQKKRNRDYEQLEFFSDLHATFEEEGMNGFGDFLIVGDDYSETGGPAYAVAIHLTFIDSDQDDAMQIYHFVSDRQDTPQDPAGKFAEALDKMISILNKRNSKVEETSAVQEFRELQHQGHFPGLGYIKKLSMNHHIETLARYFTPAT; the protein is encoded by the coding sequence ATGTATCATCCATATTTCAGAGGAAAGCAGTACGAGCTGATAACCATAAGAGAAATGGCCTCTATTCTTCAGGAGGCGGATTTTTGCCCGATAATCGAACCAGTCAAGGAAACCTTGAATGGGCTTAACAGAACGCTGAAAGCTGTTGCAGAGGTCGAGGGACGCGCCATATTGATCGTAAATCCTCACCATGGCGACCTTTCGGAATCAGGGAAACCTTTGACAGAGCTTTTACAAGAGGAGTTTCTCGACTTACCTGGAATATCAGCGGGGATTCTTCTCAAGCCCAACATGTCGGTGACCGATGCGCTTAAATGCTTCGAAAATCATTCTGATCACTCACCTTGTTTCATACATGCAGGCTTTACCGACGCCAAAACCTTGTCTGGCAGGTTAGACCTGTCGATGAAAGATCAATGCCATATCTTTGTTGATCGGTTTTGCGGAAAGCTTTACCAAAAGCATTTCAAGCAGGCAACTAGAATACTTTTAAGAGACGGATTTCAAAAAAAGCGCAATCGGGATTACGAACAACTTGAGTTTTTTTCCGATCTTCATGCCACCTTCGAAGAAGAAGGCATGAATGGATTCGGCGATTTTTTGATTGTCGGTGATGATTATAGCGAAACAGGCGGTCCTGCATATGCAGTCGCTATCCATTTGACGTTTATAGATTCTGACCAGGACGATGCCATGCAGATTTATCATTTCGTGTCAGACCGACAAGATACACCCCAAGACCCTGCAGGAAAGTTTGCCGAGGCACTGGATAAGATGATCTCGATCCTGAATAAACGAAACTCCAAGGTGGAGGAGACATCAGCGGTCCAAGAGTTTCGCGAGCTCCAGCACCAAGGGCACTTCCCTGGTTTGGGATATATCAAGAAACTTTCGATGAATCATCACATCGAGACGCTTGCCCGCTACTTTACCCCGGCGACTTAG
- a CDS encoding RES family NAD+ phosphorylase — protein sequence MKCCPECFGDRGLRHNIFPLLATEKGACSFCTMENQALLNPKQLQDYFELLVSAYRPDANGKLLVHWFRNDWGLFMNPIMNDAKAKELLGEVLDDGDIVRKPFLPSEIVDKDRLSEWEKLREELMYRNRFFPDVELDEERLKNLLSHLSVTAGEVPDVWYRARIKTEDVPFPIEKMGAPDKRIAGHGRANPAGIPYLYLGSNPKTAVSEIRPHTGEKACVADFRTPAPPELKLVDLRQPRRTVSPFLLAEALDIQKMRNDLPFLERLGLELTTPVLPQAAAVDYTPSQFLCEFIKQCGYDGVIYRSSVSDGMNLALFYPEKAQPGSVVDYTVTSVTVAVAETGSL from the coding sequence ATGAAGTGCTGCCCAGAATGCTTCGGTGATCGCGGTCTTCGCCACAACATCTTCCCTCTTCTTGCGACAGAAAAAGGCGCATGCTCATTCTGCACAATGGAGAATCAGGCGCTCCTAAACCCGAAGCAGTTGCAAGACTACTTTGAGCTCCTGGTAAGTGCGTATCGCCCGGACGCGAATGGAAAGCTGCTCGTCCATTGGTTTCGGAATGATTGGGGTTTGTTTATGAACCCAATTATGAATGATGCTAAAGCAAAGGAGCTTCTTGGCGAGGTGTTAGATGACGGTGACATTGTTCGAAAACCCTTTCTGCCTTCCGAAATTGTCGACAAGGATAGGTTAAGCGAATGGGAAAAACTTCGAGAAGAATTGATGTATCGAAATCGGTTTTTCCCCGATGTTGAACTCGACGAGGAGCGACTAAAAAACCTTCTTTCTCATCTAAGCGTCACTGCAGGGGAAGTTCCTGACGTGTGGTACAGAGCACGCATAAAAACAGAAGATGTTCCATTTCCGATTGAGAAAATGGGTGCGCCAGACAAAAGGATTGCGGGACATGGACGTGCAAATCCGGCAGGTATCCCATACTTATATCTCGGGTCAAATCCTAAAACCGCCGTATCTGAAATTAGACCTCACACAGGCGAAAAGGCATGTGTGGCCGACTTCAGAACTCCTGCTCCTCCTGAGCTTAAGCTTGTTGATCTACGCCAACCAAGAAGGACGGTGTCGCCATTTCTATTAGCAGAAGCGCTCGACATTCAAAAAATGAGAAACGATTTGCCCTTTCTTGAACGTCTCGGGTTGGAATTGACCACACCGGTCTTGCCTCAAGCAGCAGCTGTTGACTATACCCCCAGTCAATTTTTATGTGAGTTCATTAAGCAGTGTGGCTATGACGGAGTTATTTATCGCAGCTCGGTCAGCGACGGAATGAATTTAGCCCTCTTCTATCCCGAGAAAGCACAACCCGGGTCAGTGGTTGATTATACAGTTACCAGCGTGACCGTTGCGGTAGCTGAGACGGGCTCTCTTTGA
- a CDS encoding DUF3800 domain-containing protein: MDIEEIRDAHIGMYGLSNADQPYTFYHDETNNIKKLRLDAQGLNIAEPAIFVLGGIVHSGTPRPLDIRSLRDVMRIQTSADEIKLKHVAKGEFLDLLKSEKLTTFLKWISDSGLMVHYHALDPLYCSLVDIMDSVLYRLEEPRLVELHAVLKADLATLLRANLPATTDIFFRYSYPDLTPENRKPFLDELLRLVEGSDGVLPEFNAMMLKGMLQAGRNLPSLDFIEGFTPYLLIKSFGAIYLTRIAIFKHSSHILDMEDSIRDEIEAIRPTSNGVPITHYRFADSKSEPGIQVSDIVVGLIGKMHSYFAQNSREVISQTRVSLTGASLKNAELLRNLIDASHEANIAFLHHVSSMDDIDKMNLFLRTSGSSYEQ; encoded by the coding sequence ATGGACATCGAGGAAATACGAGACGCGCACATTGGGATGTATGGTTTATCGAACGCTGATCAGCCTTACACGTTCTATCACGACGAAACGAACAACATCAAAAAGCTCCGCCTCGATGCGCAGGGTTTAAATATTGCAGAGCCTGCGATCTTCGTTTTGGGCGGCATCGTCCATAGCGGCACGCCGCGTCCACTTGATATTCGGTCGCTGCGCGATGTGATGCGCATTCAGACAAGCGCCGACGAAATAAAGCTCAAACACGTCGCAAAGGGAGAATTTCTGGACCTGCTCAAGTCCGAAAAGCTCACCACGTTCTTAAAGTGGATTTCCGATAGCGGCTTGATGGTTCACTATCATGCGCTAGACCCGCTATATTGTTCGCTGGTCGATATAATGGACTCGGTGCTCTATCGATTAGAGGAGCCCCGTCTGGTGGAATTGCACGCCGTGCTGAAGGCCGATCTGGCAACGCTGCTGCGCGCGAATTTGCCAGCCACGACGGACATATTTTTCCGCTACAGTTATCCCGACCTCACGCCGGAAAACCGAAAGCCATTTCTTGATGAGCTGCTCAGGCTGGTAGAGGGCAGTGATGGTGTGTTGCCTGAGTTCAATGCAATGATGCTCAAGGGCATGCTGCAAGCCGGACGCAACCTTCCTAGCCTCGATTTCATAGAAGGGTTTACGCCGTATCTTCTGATCAAGAGCTTCGGTGCTATCTATCTGACCCGCATTGCGATCTTCAAACATTCCAGCCACATCCTCGATATGGAAGATTCCATTCGGGATGAAATTGAAGCGATCAGGCCTACATCCAATGGCGTGCCAATAACGCACTACAGGTTTGCAGACTCAAAATCGGAGCCTGGGATACAGGTTTCCGACATCGTCGTCGGTCTCATTGGCAAGATGCACAGCTACTTCGCGCAGAACTCGCGCGAGGTCATCTCCCAAACCAGAGTTTCACTCACTGGCGCGAGCTTGAAAAATGCTGAGCTGCTCCGCAATTTGATCGATGCTTCGCACGAGGCTAATATCGCCTTTCTCCATCACGTTTCCAGCATGGACGACATAGACAAGATGAACTTGTTTTTGCGAACCAGTGGAAGCTCTTACGAACAGTAG